TTTGCTCCAAGAATGTGTTAAGGTGACAAGTGACATGAGGAAGGACCATGAGCAGGCCTGGAAGCAATATGGTTGTACACTAATGTCAGATGGATGGACTGATATGAGAGGGCGCCACCTGATTAATTTTCTTGTGAACAGCCCTGAGGGAACGTACTTTCTGGAGTCAGTTGATGCATCAAGTGAAGTTCATAGTGCAACAATGCTAGCTGATTTGTTACAGGAGAAGATTGAGGACATTGGAAGGGACAATGTTGTTCAAGTTGTGACCGACAATGGCGCTAACTATAAGGCTGCTGGTAAGATCTTGATGGATAAGATTCCCACACTGTTTTGGAGTCCTTGTGCTGCACATTGCTTGGATCTGATGTTGGAAGAAATTGGGAACTTGAAGGCATTCAAGAAACCTATTGCACGTGCTAAGCGTGTCACCAACTTCATTTATAGGCATGGAAGGCTTCTTAGTGCAATGAGGGCTCAAACAGGTGGGACTGATCTTGTTAGGACAGCAAAGACTCGATTTGCCACATCATTTCTGACATTGAAGAGTTTGTACAAGAACAAGGATGCCTTGAAGAGCTTGTTTGTTAGTGAAGCATGGACTGGGAACAACTTGTGTACAACTGCAGCAGGTCAACAAGTGCAAGACATTGTGCTATCTACTGAGTTTTGGAACTCAGTAGAAGATTGCCTAAGAGCTTCAGCCCCACTCTTAATTGTTTTGAGGGCTGTTGATGGTGATGAGAAGCCTGCAATGCCAGAGGTATGGGCTCTAATGAATCATGCAAAAGAGAGGATAAAGCAAAGCTTCAATATACCAACCAAGGATGGCCTACTCAAGAAGATCATGGAAATTATTGAGAGGCGTTGGGTGAAACAAATGGACCATCCATTGTATGGGGTTGCACTATATTTGAACCCGGGAAAATTTTTTCCTCTGATAAAAGCTAATGATGATGTCACTGTTGGGCAGCTAAGAGGTTGTTTTATTGAAGTGCTTGGAAGAATGATACCAGATGTGGAAACACAAATGAAGATCAATAGGCAGGCCATTGAGTATGAAGAGCAACGTGGAGAAGCCTTCTCAAACAAAATGGCAAAGGAAAGCTATGACAAAATGAATCCTCGTAAGTGCTGTTTATCTCAGCTTGTAAATTTCAGCAACTTAATTGCATTCCAAACACCTAATATGTGTTGTCCTTTTCATCCAGTTGATTGGTGGCGTTCTTATGGTGGCCGAGCCATTGAACTACAAAGACTTGCTAAGCGTATAGTTAGTCTTTGTGCTTCATCCTCAGGATGTGAGAGATGTTGGAGTACCTTCAGTCATGTGAGTATCCTTGTGACTAACAGTTTATATTTAGATGCATACAATCTGATTTTTTGTTTTGCTTCCCATCTGATTTTTTTGTAGATGCATACAAAGAAAAGGAATAGGCTGCTGCACAAGAGATTGAATGATATTGTCTTTGTTTCATACAATCGGAAGATGAGAACAAGGTTTCAGCTTAGGCGTGAGAAGGCAGGCAAGAAATATGACCCCTTGGTCATTGAGGAGTTCGATTGGGACAATGAATGGGCTGATTCATTGCATGTGCCTGTTCCGGGTGCTCGAGGGTCTTGCTCCAATATAAATATGACTCCTTGTGTTTGGGAGAGCTCCAGCTCCAATAATCTGTGGTACTGTGCAAGGTTTAAAATAGCGGGCTATTGCAAATAGCGGCATCTTTTTTCCAGAAGCTATAAAGCTATAGCGCAGCTATAGCGGAGCTATGACAGATAGCGGTTTTTAAGAAAACCATAAAAAACTCAAGTAATTATTTCATAAAAACACAAGAATCGTGAAAATTACTGAACACAAATATGTTTTCAAGGCTTTAGGAGTCTAGGGAATATTATTTAATATGGCATTATAGCACAATTTGTGAGACTCAAGTGTTCAATTTTCTAAAAGATCAACTTAACAGCAAAAGATAAATATATAATAAGTGGATTGTCACTCTAAAAGCTAAAGTTGAAATAGTAGCGCTATTTTAAAGTCACAGCTAATCAATTTAGCGACGTTAAAGCATAATATAGTGGTTATAAATGACATAGCGGAAAAATAGAAATAGCGTAGCGGGAGCTggctatagcggcgctatagcgttgctatagcccgctatttaaatCCATGGTACTGTGTCAAGGGCGTAGACTGAGGGTGTGTGTGCCAGTGAACCTTACGGTTCTCATTTTAGACTAAGATGTAGGCTTTCGAGCTCTCTGCTCTCCCAGAGAGGCCCCAAGTATCAGGAAAGAAAAGAACCATTACCTTCCCAGCTACAATCAAGACAGAGAGATGCTGTTTCTCACAAATAAATAAAACTTAGGCACACAATTATTATTCTAATATTACTGAGCTCTACCACAAAAACCGATAACTAAAACCTTTATTCACTCTAGGCCAAGATAACTGTTATAGTGTTattaaatactccctccatttcaaattataggtcgttctggcttttctagatacatagcttttgctatgcacctagatatacattatgtctagatacatagtaaaagttatgtatctagaaaagccagaatggcttacaatttggaatggtgcAAGTAACAAATAATCCAGAAATAGTTAAAGCAAACAGGTTTAGAGCCACCGAAActcagcaaccataaagcctattcAGCAGACCTCCAGCTCCACCTATTTCACAAATTCATGAAGGTGGAGCTGGAGCCTGGAAGAAGAGTGAGGGTTGGTGTCTCAGTAAGCTATAATGGTTCTCATTTACAACTGGAAACAGAAGCTTAAAACTTCATTTTTAACATACAACTCTGTATTTTGGGATACTATAGGAATGGAGCacttccaaacaggccctaagtgtaAAACAAGAAAGAACAATGACCTTCGCAGCTGTGATTAAGGCAGACAAGGAAGAGATGCTGTTTATTGCAATAAAGAGAACTTACAAAGAGAGAAGAAGCTCATTCGAGAATTTAAATGATCAGACAGCGTACGTTGCCAATGGTCTCTCAACTTTCCTTTGACATCACGAAGATGATCATCACAAGCTTCCTAAAATAACAAAGCATCAAGGTTCTTCTTAATCATCCCAAAACTGTCATGCACAATTGGTAAGATAACCAAATCACAAAGCTAGTGACTAATTTGACATTTAGTTTAGTCAATCAACAAGACATAGACAAACAAAAATGAACAAGAGCAATATTTTAGAGGATAttgtgcttaacaaaatttgccaAACTTCATAATATGTGCACCATACGAATATTAAGAAATCACAGAAACAAGTATTTCTTGTGACACAGACAATaat
The sequence above is drawn from the Miscanthus floridulus cultivar M001 chromosome 15, ASM1932011v1, whole genome shotgun sequence genome and encodes:
- the LOC136509368 gene encoding uncharacterized protein gives rise to the protein MLAFYIIWVLTYTNACLCLGCHTPCYNTKHRSFFDPKTDPASNMASTVEVPEYDPKTDPARKAKSNDPGWKYGYWQDPARRDWVTCILCGHEGSGGIKRFKQHLAGGYGDIILCPKVSTEIRKEMEAYLQKKRRRPLYLDGIEEDGEPEDEIVEVAAADVQAAAAANATPKVAAKKPSSGTAAKKRHAIFQFKASTASSVNSTPKTPKTNATKSVVGMLRRTPEQIVDQRRAKDFQPTIESSTKTKEEKQYVDMQWALWFMECGVAFNAANSRQFEIACEATAQYGSGYKPPTNQQLGDPLLQECVKVTSDMRKDHEQAWKQYGCTLMSDGWTDMRGRHLINFLVNSPEGTYFLESVDASSEVHSATMLADLLQEKIEDIGRDNVVQVVTDNGANYKAAGKILMDKIPTLFWSPCAAHCLDLMLEEIGNLKAFKKPIARAKRVTNFIYRHGRLLSAMRAQTGGTDLVRTAKTRFATSFLTLKSLYKNKDALKSLFVSEAWTGNNLCTTAAGQQVQDIVLSTEFWNSVEDCLRASAPLLIVLRAVDGDEKPAMPEVWALMNHAKERIKQSFNIPTKDGLLKKIMEIIERRWVKQMDHPLYGVALYLNPGKFFPLIKANDDVTVGQLRGCFIEVLGRMIPDVETQMKINRQAIEYEEQRGEAFSNKMAKESYDKMNPRKCCLSQLVNFSNLIAFQTPNMCCPFHPVDWWRSYGGRAIELQRLAKRIVSLCASSSGCERCWSTFSHMHTKKRNRLLHKRLNDIVFVSYNRKMRTRFQLRREKAGKKYDPLVIEEFDWDNEWADSLHVPVPGARGSCSNINMTPCVWESSSSNNLWYCARFKIAGYCK